A segment of the Coffea arabica cultivar ET-39 chromosome 8c, Coffea Arabica ET-39 HiFi, whole genome shotgun sequence genome:
tattattgttTGCTTATCTACTGCTACTGCTACTCCATCAAGCACTTACAAACAACCTACTCAAGTACAGCAATTAATTGTAAATAAATCTACGAATTTACTAATAAGTAAACCGTCACGGGGTCTCCTTACAATTGCATGTCCCTCTCTCTGAACAGGGACAGACAGAAGGGATCAAGAATCTGTTGATTCACTACTAACTCACCGATTTCTCATGTGACGGATCGCTTACTGAACGCGATAGAATCGAAGCCTCCAAATCTACAATGCATGTCATCGTTTAAAATGATTATTAAGAACATAAAAGTATTCATTTCATTACTACATTACACCATCTTTTTGAGGTTTAGCTCCTACACCTTTTCTCCAACACCTCTGAGAATTTCTCAAGTTTTGATATCCGTTTGTTTTTCCGGTGATTATTCAGTCACATATTtcgaaaactaaaaaaaaaaccttgaacGCATGTAACTGAAATACTACTATGACTGTCAATTTACTGGGTAAATTCTCGTTTACCTCTAGAAGCATTGAAAGATCTTTTGCAATGCAGGATGGCACTTTGGATCCCATCCTGTTGCTGCAACAGGGAATCATCCCGTCGATTCGAGGCTACAGGCGCCGCCGGAGCCGTCACCACCGCCGACGACGCCGACCGACTTTTGCCCAAATGCTTACAGACAACGCGGAGCCCAGCCTGTAAATTCCCCTGCTTCTGAGTGCTCTTCACTACATTACTCCCTCCCGCGGCTTCGCACGCCACCTCGCCCCCCTCACCACCGCCATTCCCTTTCATGGCAGTGGGTTTCTCCGTCGGAGACTCCACCTCCGCCGCCGTCGGAGGTGGACCAGCTCCGGGCTTTGGAAAGCTCAACTGCCCGGAAAATCTCAGCTTATCTCCATACCTTTTTGAAACGCGAACATAGAGCGGCTTAACTTTCTTCAGATACTTTTGCATGACATCTTTGGAAAACTTCCTCTCATCTGTAGGGCCATTCGAATCAGTGGAATTCTCAACGACGACGTCGTTACTCCGCTTAATTGACTTGCTGTTTGTTCCCTTGGAACTATTATCTCTGGTGAACAGAGAAACCAGAGGAACTTCTTCAACCTTCAACTTGACAGTGAAGAGTTTACTAGTCTGttgttttctttcttgattCTCCGGTTTCTCCTGGGGTTCGGATTTTTTGTGGTTTTCGCGGGAATTGGACTTGGATTTGTTGAAGTTCAACATCTGGACGCGAAATTTGGTAGCGGATTTTAAAATGGAGGAAACTGGATGAAATTTTGGGAGAGCTTCGGCGGCGTTGAGAATCATGGAGGATGAATCTATGGGAACGAGACGGCCTTTGAAGAACAAGTCATCGGAAGGAGAGAGCGAGACATTTGGATCGTTAGAGTCGCCGCTGGAGCTGGAGGAAAGCGTGAATTTTATCtcctctccttcttcttcttcttcttcttcttcttcgtcaTTTTCTACTCCTCCTCCATCACTCTTTACCTTTTCACTCACATTTTCTACTTGTTCATCAACATTCGGGACCAAATCTTTGTGGTCCTTCATTTGTTCCTCGGAGTCACTGTCGTCATCTTCTTCTGGAAGAGTGAATTCCAAGTCAAAGAAGGGACCATCGTCGCCGCCGTCAGAGTCGGAGTCTGAGGAGAAAGGACTGACCGCGGTGACTATGGTGGTGGTGGCggtggaagaagaggaagaggagTCTGCAGCGCGTAGGTTAGTAGGGCCGTCACTTTTGAAAACTGCACCACCACCACGCCAGTACTTGAGTAAGCTAAATGCTTCCATTGTTGGTAAAGCCAGTATACAAGCTTTTGTTATTCTGCGGCTAGTTAACAAGACTTTGTAATAGCTGATCAAACTTCTATGGAGAATTGAGTCAACTCCACATATATGGCGAATAAACTTGAGAAGGACACGTGTTGATGCTGACATCAGCGTATTTATGGTAGAGAGAGGGTTAACATGACAACTAGACAAAAAGTTGTTGAACGTGGAGGTAATAACCGGTGCACACGGTCAAAAGAAAATGCACTTGCCTTGACAGACAACGCGCCTAATAGGTGTTTATCTCTCTGGCATGCATAAATGTTttcaaaataaagaataatatgCTCCTATGACaggattttaaaataaatatgaagaaaaaattacaaGGGAATTGTAGACAATTACACAAAAGTGTTTCCAATTTACTTGGATAAATTTAATTATTTCATATAactaaaatttatttatattgGTTATATTAAAATTTACTAATTTATAAGTTGATTTGCATTGAAACCTAATGATTTGTTCAATTATTTGCACTAAATACCTCGCTttctgaatatatatatatatgatccTCATATCATTTCGGAACATATTTAATAAGAGGGAAAAGTTAGCGAATAACATACTTGTATTGAGGTTACTTATATTAATGCATGTTAACGGGTAAGATTTGATTAGATTCCTTTAATCCAAATTTAGGCCCATTATATTTAATTAGATACAGAAACCCTTGTGAGCCTGAAAAAGTAAATCTAGACACGTATCCTCATGGTTTGGCCATTCTTGGATACTTTTTTGAACATACAATAAAGAactaaagtaaaaatattttacaaatatatagagtttaaaaataacataaatactatataatttttattttcaaa
Coding sequences within it:
- the LOC113706249 gene encoding probable membrane-associated kinase regulator 2, which translates into the protein MEAFSLLKYWRGGGAVFKSDGPTNLRAADSSSSSSTATTTIVTAVSPFSSDSDSDGGDDGPFFDLEFTLPEEDDDSDSEEQMKDHKDLVPNVDEQVENVSEKVKSDGGGVENDEEEEEEEEEGEEIKFTLSSSSSGDSNDPNVSLSPSDDLFFKGRLVPIDSSSMILNAAEALPKFHPVSSILKSATKFRVQMLNFNKSKSNSRENHKKSEPQEKPENQERKQQTSKLFTVKLKVEEVPLVSLFTRDNSSKGTNSKSIKRSNDVVVENSTDSNGPTDERKFSKDVMQKYLKKVKPLYVRVSKRYGDKLRFSGQLSFPKPGAGPPPTAAEVESPTEKPTAMKGNGGGEGGEVACEAAGGSNVVKSTQKQGNLQAGLRVVCKHLGKSRSASSAVVTAPAAPVASNRRDDSLLQQQDGIQSAILHCKRSFNASRDLEASILSRSVSDPSHEKSVS